In Monodelphis domestica isolate mMonDom1 chromosome 3, mMonDom1.pri, whole genome shotgun sequence, the following proteins share a genomic window:
- the LOC100617849 gene encoding olfactory receptor 7D4, whose product MASENQTKFTELILLGFSEIPEQQGAIFGLFLGMYLVTVFGNILIMLAVSFDFHLHTPMYFFISNLSFVDLCVVSTTVPKMLVGILTQNKAISYAGCLAQMYFFIVFAGLDNFLLTAMAYDRFVAICHPLRYTSIMSPELCCLLVLISWTLTLLNALIHSLMMTRLSFCTGHEIQHFFCDLDQVLKLSCSDTLINYVLIYIVAGLLGIFPLTGILFSYSQIFSSILKVPSAGGKYKAFSTCGSHLSVVFLLYGTELGVYFSSSVTHSSWKSTVASAMYAVVTPMLNPFIYCLRNNDIKGALWRLISRISSSQ is encoded by the coding sequence ATGGCAtcagaaaaccaaacaaaattcACTGAATTGATCCTCCTGGGATTTTCTGAGATACCAGAGCAACAAGGGGCCATCTTTGGGCTGTTCTTGGGCATGTACTTGGTCACTGTATTTGGAAACATACTCATAATGTTGGCTGTTAGCTTTGATTTTCACCTCCACACCCCTATGTACTTTTTCATTTCTAACCTGTCCTTTGTAGATCTCTGTGTGGTATCTACCACAGTACCCAAGATGTTAGTGGGAATCTTGACACAAAACAAGGCCATCTCCTATGCTGGCTGCCTTGCCCAGATGTACTTCTTTATAGTTTTTGCTGGTTTGGACAATTTCCTTCTCACTGCAATGGCCTATGACCGTTTTGTGGCTATCTGTCACCCTCTGCGCTATACATCCATCATGAGTCCTGAGCTGTGTTGCCTGCTGGTGCTGATCTCCTGGACACTAACTCTTCTCAATGCCCTCATTCACAGCCTGATGATGACAAGGCTCTCCTTCTGTACAGGCCATGAAATCCAGCACTTCTTTTGTGATCTTGATCAAGTTCTAAAACTCTCATGTTCTGACACCCTTATCAATTATGTCTTGATATATATTGTAGCCGGTCTGCTTGGTATTTTCCCCCTCACAGGGATTCTCTTCTCATACAGTCagatcttttcttccattttgaaaGTCCCATCTGCTGGGGGTAAGTACAAAGCCTTTTCTACCTGTGGATCTCATCTCTCTGTTGTTTTCTTATTATATGGCACAGAGCTGGGAGTGTATTTCAGTTCCTCAGTGACCCACTCTTCCTGGAAGAGTACAGTTGCCTCAGCAATGTATGCTGTGGTCACCCCCATGTTGAACCCCTTCATCTATTGTCTTAGGAATAACGATATAAAAGGTGCCCTGTGGAGACTCATTAGCAGAATATCCTCCTCTCAGTGA